Proteins found in one Ptychodera flava strain L36383 chromosome 16, AS_Pfla_20210202, whole genome shotgun sequence genomic segment:
- the LOC139114314 gene encoding uncharacterized protein, translated as MIKLLVAVVAAVICSSRVEAALRACTWADLDFCEDMLTKYTRDPRNWNLEKKSVLYCDFVKLRLLCLKSLNCDKMRSTEEMPIIINFWINIIESRLHIMVNYDLCSEKSRNPTVVNYEDECDEYYVNKRCTEAISEYLMSRFSLTCVAMMKANPCFSGERARCGLPQPTIGENPLTPGGFVNPNIVIAESGHCKLIYDESDPRFGMQESWRTANSVDYFTYF; from the exons GCATGTACGTGGGCAGACTTGGATTTCTGCGAAGACATGCTGACGAAGTACACCAGGGACCCTCGTAACTGGAATTTAGAAAAGAAAAGCGTTCTCTACTGCGATTTCGTCAAG CTACGTCTGTTGTGCTTGAAAAGTCTGAACTGCGATAAAATGAGATCAACAGAAGAAATGCCGATCATCATCAACTTCTGGATAAACATCATCGAGTCACGGCTTCACATCATGGTCAATTATGATTTATGTTCTGAAAAATCTAGAA ATCCTACAGTGGTAAACtacgaagacgagtgtgatgagTATTATGTAAACAAGCGATGCACGGAGGCCATATCCGAatatctgatgagccgtttctCCCTCACCTGCGTCGCCATGATGAAGGCTAACCCCTGCTTCTCTGGCGAGCGTGCGAGGTGTGGCTTACCCCAACCAACTATTGGTGAAAATCCCCTGACCCCTGGTGGTTTTGTCAATCCGAACATTGTCATCGCCGAAAGTGGCCATTGCAAGCTGATCTACGACGAATCAGATCCCAGGTTTGGAATGCAGGAGAGCTGGAGGACGGCGAATTCTGTCGATTACTTTACATACTTTTAA